Proteins encoded in a region of the Massilia sp. UMI-21 genome:
- a CDS encoding sodium:solute symporter family protein, with product MNTTLIVFVALYLLGTLGLGMWAGTRIKNTSDFAVAGRSLPLIMVITTTFATWFGAETVMGVPAKFVQGGLNAIIEDPFGAGMCLILVGLFFASKLYKLNLLTIGDYYRQRYGRGIEVFCSVAIILSYLGWVAAQITALGLVFTVLTNGAMAPATGMVIGTLAVLIYVVVGGFLAVAITDFIQMIVLVVGMTIIAFFAADLAGGPDKVLAMAQQADLWRVLPEPSFTDIMFFIGAAVTMMFGSIPQQDVFQRVMSAKDAPTARTGAVIGGASYILFAFVPMFIVAAAVVVMGGSAMEIAKNDYQRLLPTFIMTKMPLVMQILFFGALLSAIKSTSSATLLAPSTSFVENILLNLKPGMGDRQKLAAMRLTIVIFAAMVLIYAIAMEGTSIYELVSSAYQVTLVGAFVPLVMGLYWKRATTQGAIVSIGAGILVWLLFFEGVTTWGEHFPGQLAGLLAAFIGMFAGSLAPQVFRNGGVPTEHIVGAKA from the coding sequence ATGAACACCACTTTGATCGTTTTCGTCGCGCTTTACCTGCTCGGGACGCTGGGACTCGGGATGTGGGCGGGCACGCGGATCAAGAATACCAGCGACTTCGCCGTGGCCGGCCGCAGCCTGCCCCTGATCATGGTCATCACCACCACCTTCGCGACCTGGTTCGGCGCCGAGACCGTGATGGGCGTGCCGGCCAAGTTCGTGCAGGGCGGCCTGAACGCCATCATCGAGGACCCGTTCGGGGCCGGCATGTGCCTGATCCTGGTCGGCCTGTTTTTCGCCTCGAAGCTGTATAAACTGAACCTGCTGACCATCGGCGACTATTACCGCCAGCGCTACGGCAGGGGCATCGAGGTCTTCTGCTCGGTGGCGATCATCCTCAGCTACCTGGGCTGGGTGGCGGCGCAGATCACCGCGCTGGGCCTGGTGTTCACGGTGCTCACCAATGGCGCGATGGCCCCGGCCACCGGCATGGTGATCGGCACCCTGGCCGTCCTGATCTACGTGGTGGTGGGCGGCTTCCTGGCGGTGGCGATCACCGACTTCATCCAGATGATCGTGCTGGTGGTCGGCATGACCATCATCGCCTTCTTCGCGGCCGACCTGGCCGGCGGCCCGGACAAGGTGCTGGCGATGGCGCAGCAGGCCGACCTGTGGCGCGTGCTGCCGGAGCCGAGCTTCACCGACATCATGTTCTTCATCGGCGCGGCCGTCACCATGATGTTCGGCTCGATTCCACAGCAGGACGTGTTCCAGCGCGTGATGTCGGCCAAGGATGCGCCGACCGCGCGCACCGGCGCCGTGATCGGCGGCGCCAGCTACATCCTGTTCGCCTTCGTGCCGATGTTCATCGTCGCCGCGGCGGTGGTGGTGATGGGCGGCTCGGCCATGGAGATCGCCAAGAACGACTACCAGCGCCTGCTGCCGACCTTCATCATGACCAAGATGCCCCTGGTGATGCAGATCCTGTTCTTCGGCGCCCTGCTGTCGGCGATCAAGAGCACTTCCTCGGCCACCCTGCTGGCGCCGTCGACCAGCTTCGTCGAGAACATCCTGCTGAACCTGAAGCCCGGCATGGGCGACCGCCAGAAGCTGGCCGCGATGCGCCTGACCATCGTGATCTTCGCGGCCATGGTGCTGATCTATGCGATCGCGATGGAAGGCACCTCGATCTACGAACTGGTGTCGAGCGCCTACCAGGTGACCCTGGTCGGCGCCTTCGTGCCGCTGGTGATGGGCCTGTACTGGAAGCGCGCGACCACCCAGGGCGCGATCGTGTCGATCGGCGCGGGCATCCTGGTGTGGCTCCTGTTCTTCGAAGGCGTGACCACCTGGGGCGAGCACTTCCCGGGCCAGCTGGCCGGACTGCTGGCAGCCTTTATCGGCATGTTCGCGGGCTCGCTGGCGCCGCAGGTGTTCAGGAATGGCGGTGTGCCGACCGAGCATATCGTGGGGGCGAAGGCCTGA
- a CDS encoding MCP four helix bundle domain-containing protein produces MKNLNIGQRLAFGFGILLAILVVILGMGLYNMSTLNTLIAKVVDVNNVRLDSANDMRDAQRRIAIGVRDLILTTDQAGIAATDKRIEAAWKDYDSAATLLEQMVTRAETKAVLARIGSTRATASALIDQTRELGRANSAEEGHVLLVSKVIPAAAAWQDAIAEVIQIQKSRNQEDHAAAQQQYEQARLWLSAVGVAALLVAAATGWAITRSITRPITRAVEVARTVAAGDLTSNIEVSSTDETGQLLAALKEMNTSLRKIVGQVRSGTDTITTASSEIAMGNLDLSARTEQQAGSLEETASSMEELTSTVRQNADNAQQANQMAMTASDVAKRGGTVIADVVTTMAAIKESADQIVDIIGVIDGIAFQTNILALNAAVEAARAGEQGRGFAVVASEVRTLAQRSANAAKEIKALIDTSVANVGEGSRQVAQAGSTMDEIVTSVARVTDIMGEITMASREQETGIGQINQAVSEMDTVTQQNAALVEEAAAAAQSLQEQAIGLADVVSVFRLDSGAGKTRQPDPDMRQAPRAALALA; encoded by the coding sequence ATGAAAAATCTAAACATTGGCCAGCGTCTGGCCTTCGGCTTTGGCATCCTGCTGGCGATCCTGGTCGTCATCCTTGGCATGGGCCTGTACAACATGTCAACCTTGAACACGCTGATCGCAAAAGTGGTCGACGTGAATAATGTGCGTCTCGACAGCGCGAACGACATGCGCGATGCGCAGCGCCGCATTGCGATTGGCGTACGCGACCTCATCCTGACAACCGATCAAGCCGGCATCGCCGCCACGGACAAGCGCATCGAGGCCGCATGGAAGGACTACGACAGCGCCGCCACCCTGCTCGAGCAGATGGTGACCCGGGCCGAAACCAAGGCCGTGCTGGCGCGCATCGGCAGCACGCGCGCGACCGCTTCCGCGTTGATCGATCAAACCAGGGAGTTGGGACGTGCAAACAGCGCCGAGGAAGGCCATGTCCTGCTGGTATCGAAGGTCATCCCGGCCGCCGCTGCCTGGCAAGACGCGATCGCCGAAGTGATCCAGATCCAGAAATCGCGCAACCAGGAAGACCATGCGGCAGCCCAGCAACAGTATGAACAGGCGCGCCTGTGGCTGAGCGCCGTGGGCGTGGCCGCGCTGCTGGTGGCGGCAGCCACCGGCTGGGCCATCACGCGTTCGATCACCAGGCCGATAACGCGCGCCGTCGAGGTGGCGCGCACCGTGGCGGCAGGCGACCTGACCAGCAACATCGAGGTCAGCTCGACCGACGAAACCGGGCAATTGCTGGCTGCCCTGAAGGAAATGAATACCAGCCTGCGCAAGATCGTCGGCCAGGTACGCAGCGGCACCGATACGATCACGACCGCGTCGTCCGAAATCGCAATGGGCAACCTCGATCTGTCCGCGCGCACCGAACAGCAGGCCGGCTCCCTGGAGGAAACCGCCTCCTCGATGGAAGAACTGACCAGCACCGTGCGCCAGAATGCCGACAATGCGCAGCAGGCCAATCAGATGGCGATGACGGCATCGGATGTGGCCAAACGCGGCGGCACGGTGATTGCCGATGTCGTGACCACGATGGCCGCGATCAAGGAATCCGCGGACCAGATCGTCGACATCATCGGTGTCATCGACGGCATTGCCTTCCAGACCAACATCCTCGCCCTGAACGCGGCGGTGGAAGCAGCCCGGGCCGGAGAGCAGGGCCGCGGTTTCGCGGTGGTGGCCTCCGAGGTGCGTACGCTCGCCCAGCGCTCGGCCAACGCGGCAAAGGAGATCAAGGCGCTGATCGACACCTCGGTGGCGAATGTCGGCGAAGGCAGCCGCCAGGTCGCCCAGGCGGGATCGACGATGGACGAGATCGTCACCAGCGTGGCGCGCGTGACCGACATCATGGGCGAGATCACGATGGCCAGCCGCGAGCAGGAAACCGGCATCGGCCAGATCAACCAGGCCGTCAGCGAAATGGATACGGTGACGCAGCAGAACGCGGCGCTGGTGGAAGAAGCGGCGGCGGCGGCGCAATCGCTGCAGGAGCAGGCAATCGGCCTGGCGGATGTGGTGAGCGTGTTCCGCCTCGACAGCGGCGCGGGGAAGACGCGCCAGCCTGACCCCGACATGCGGCAAGCGCCACGCGCCGCGCTGGCGCTGGCATAG
- the can gene encoding carbonate dehydratase, with protein sequence MDNKTNGVSAEDLFARNRAWAASMVAEDPNFFKALSEQQAPEYLWIGCSDSRVPANELLGMAPGELFVHRNIANVVVHSDLNCLSVLQFAIDVLKVKHIIICGHYGCSGVGAALTGARVGMADNWLGHVRDVRDKHGKYLGNVVGRQAVNRLVELNVAEQVINVAQTTIVRDAWERGQPLTIHSWVYGVHDGLLRDLGITVSSFDEIAPKHARVLQGYLDGEHVREERRGQ encoded by the coding sequence ATGGATAACAAGACCAACGGTGTGAGCGCGGAAGACCTCTTCGCACGCAACCGCGCATGGGCCGCCTCGATGGTGGCCGAAGACCCGAACTTCTTCAAGGCGCTGTCGGAACAGCAGGCCCCGGAATACCTGTGGATCGGCTGCTCCGACAGCCGCGTGCCGGCCAACGAACTGCTGGGAATGGCGCCGGGCGAACTGTTCGTGCACCGGAACATCGCCAACGTGGTGGTGCACTCCGACCTGAACTGCCTGAGCGTGCTGCAGTTCGCGATCGACGTGCTGAAGGTCAAGCACATCATCATCTGCGGCCACTACGGCTGCTCGGGCGTGGGCGCGGCCCTGACCGGCGCGCGCGTGGGCATGGCCGACAACTGGCTCGGCCACGTGCGCGACGTGCGCGACAAGCACGGCAAGTACCTCGGCAACGTGGTCGGCCGCCAGGCGGTGAACCGCCTGGTGGAGCTGAACGTGGCCGAGCAGGTGATCAACGTGGCGCAGACCACCATCGTGCGCGACGCCTGGGAACGCGGCCAGCCGCTGACCATCCACAGCTGGGTCTACGGCGTGCACGACGGCCTGCTGCGCGACCTCGGCATCACCGTCAGCAGCTTCGACGAGATCGCCCCGAAGCACGCGCGCGTGCTGCAAGGTTACCTGGATGGGGAACATGTCCGCGAAGAGCGCCGCGGACAGTGA
- a CDS encoding aldehyde dehydrogenase: MSTTSWHDRAASLAIDGRAVIDGFRVDARAGARFDCLSPVDGRKLAEVARCDAPDADAAVASARAAFEDRRWAGMAPAARKRVLIRFADLMLAHRDELALLETLDMGKPIRYSLSVDVQLAQNCIRWYGEAIDKLYDQVAPTGADSLALITREPVGVVAAVIPWNYPMLMAAWKIGPALAAGNSLVLKPSEKAPLSALRLAELALEAGVPPGVFNVLPGHGNEVGSALGLHMDVDCIAFTGSTRVGKQILQMAGQSNLKRAWTELGGKSANIVCADCPDLDAAVDGAIGSIYFNQGESCNAPSRLFVEAAVKDAFLEKALARMGRYAPGDPLDEATVMGAIVDPLQMQTVLGYIEDGKAAGARLLAGGKAARQDSGGLYIEPTLFDGVDPGMRIAREEIFGPVLSVLSFTDLDEAVRQANATPYGLAAAVWTADMGKAIRTSRALRAGTVHVNQYDNDDITVPFGGYKQSGNGRDKSLHAFDKYTELKTTWIQVG, translated from the coding sequence ATCTCCACCACATCCTGGCACGACCGGGCCGCAAGCCTGGCCATCGACGGCCGCGCTGTCATTGACGGATTCCGGGTCGATGCCCGCGCCGGCGCCCGCTTCGACTGCCTGTCCCCGGTCGACGGCCGCAAGCTGGCCGAGGTGGCGCGCTGCGACGCGCCCGATGCCGATGCCGCCGTCGCCAGCGCCCGCGCCGCCTTCGAGGACCGCCGCTGGGCCGGCATGGCGCCCGCCGCGCGCAAGCGCGTCCTGATCCGCTTCGCCGACCTGATGCTGGCGCACCGCGACGAGCTGGCGCTGCTGGAAACCCTCGACATGGGCAAGCCGATCCGCTACAGCCTGAGCGTGGACGTGCAGCTGGCCCAGAACTGCATCCGCTGGTACGGCGAAGCGATCGACAAGCTCTACGACCAGGTCGCGCCCACCGGCGCGGACAGCCTGGCCCTGATCACGCGCGAGCCGGTCGGCGTGGTGGCGGCCGTCATTCCCTGGAACTACCCGATGCTGATGGCGGCCTGGAAGATCGGCCCGGCGCTCGCCGCCGGCAACAGCCTGGTCCTGAAACCGTCCGAGAAAGCGCCCCTGAGCGCGCTGCGCCTGGCCGAGCTGGCCCTGGAGGCGGGGGTGCCGCCCGGCGTGTTCAACGTGCTGCCCGGCCATGGCAACGAGGTCGGCAGCGCGCTCGGCCTGCACATGGACGTCGATTGCATCGCCTTCACCGGCTCGACCCGGGTCGGCAAGCAGATCCTGCAGATGGCCGGGCAATCGAACCTGAAGCGCGCCTGGACCGAACTGGGCGGCAAATCGGCCAACATCGTCTGCGCCGACTGTCCCGACCTCGATGCCGCCGTGGACGGCGCGATCGGATCGATCTACTTCAACCAGGGCGAAAGCTGCAACGCGCCCTCGCGCCTGTTCGTCGAGGCCGCGGTCAAGGACGCCTTCCTGGAAAAAGCGTTGGCGCGGATGGGGCGCTATGCGCCGGGCGACCCGCTGGATGAAGCGACGGTGATGGGGGCCATCGTCGACCCGCTCCAGATGCAGACGGTGCTCGGCTATATCGAGGACGGCAAGGCCGCCGGTGCGCGCCTGCTGGCCGGCGGCAAGGCGGCGCGCCAGGACAGCGGCGGCCTGTACATCGAGCCGACCCTGTTCGACGGCGTCGACCCCGGCATGCGCATCGCGCGCGAAGAAATCTTCGGCCCGGTGCTGTCGGTGCTCTCGTTTACCGATCTGGACGAGGCGGTGCGCCAGGCCAACGCCACGCCCTACGGGCTGGCGGCGGCCGTCTGGACCGCCGACATGGGCAAGGCGATCCGCACCTCCCGCGCCCTGCGCGCGGGCACGGTGCACGTCAACCAGTACGACAACGACGACATCACGGTGCCCTTCGGCGGCTACAAGCAGTCGGGCAACGGGCGTGACAAGTCGCTGCATGCCTTCGACAAGTACACGGAACTCAAGACGACCTGGATCCAGGTCGGCTGA
- a CDS encoding nucleotide pyrophosphohydrolase: protein MSAKSAADSDLARLREIVRAFVDERDWDQFHTPKNLASALSVEAAELLEHFQWLQHGRPEELGEARRLEVRHEMADVLVYLVRLADKLDVDLFAAVQEKMVLNRAKYPAEQVRGDARKYDQYKK, encoded by the coding sequence ATGTCCGCGAAGAGCGCCGCGGACAGTGATCTGGCCCGGTTGCGCGAAATCGTCCGCGCCTTCGTGGACGAGCGCGACTGGGACCAGTTCCACACCCCCAAGAACCTGGCCTCGGCCCTGAGCGTCGAGGCGGCCGAGCTGCTCGAGCACTTCCAGTGGCTGCAGCATGGCCGGCCCGAGGAGCTTGGCGAAGCCAGGCGCCTCGAGGTCAGGCACGAGATGGCCGACGTGCTGGTCTACCTGGTGCGCCTGGCCGACAAGCTCGACGTCGACCTGTTCGCCGCGGTGCAGGAGAAGATGGTGCTCAACCGCGCGAAGTATCCGGCCGAGCAGGTGCGCGGCGACGCCAGGAAATACGACCAGTACAAGAAGTAG
- the dnaJ gene encoding molecular chaperone DnaJ: MAKRDFYEILGVAKNASEDDIKKAYRKLAMKYHPDRNPDNKEAEEKFKEVKEAYEMLTNPEKREAYDRYGHAGVDPNMGGGGGFGGGAGGFGDAFGDIFGDIFGGGGRGGRGGGPQVYRGADLRYNLEITLEQAAHGYDTTIRVPSWDKCDTCHGSGAKPGTSPVTCTTCAGHGQVRMQQGFFSIQQTCPKCHGSGKIIPEPCAACGGAGRIKRNKTLEVKIPAGIDNGMRIRSSGNGEPGTNGGPPGDLYVEIHIKPHQVFQREGDDLHCEMPISFAKAALGGEIEVPTLTGKVSFTVPEGTQTGKTFRLKGKGIKGVRSGYTGDLFCHVIVETPVKLTDKQKELLREFERSTSEGGAKHSPQSKGWMDKVKDFFE, from the coding sequence ATGGCAAAGCGTGATTTTTACGAGATCCTCGGGGTCGCGAAGAATGCGTCGGAAGACGACATCAAGAAGGCCTATCGCAAGCTTGCGATGAAATACCATCCTGACCGTAATCCCGACAACAAGGAAGCGGAAGAAAAGTTCAAGGAGGTCAAGGAAGCCTACGAGATGCTGACCAATCCGGAGAAGCGCGAGGCTTATGACCGCTACGGTCATGCCGGCGTCGATCCGAACATGGGCGGCGGCGGCGGCTTCGGCGGTGGCGCCGGCGGTTTCGGCGACGCCTTCGGCGACATCTTCGGCGATATCTTCGGCGGCGGCGGCCGCGGTGGCCGCGGCGGCGGACCCCAGGTCTACCGCGGCGCCGACCTGCGCTACAACCTCGAGATCACCCTGGAGCAGGCAGCGCACGGCTACGACACCACCATCCGCGTGCCGAGCTGGGACAAGTGCGACACCTGCCACGGCAGCGGCGCCAAGCCGGGCACCTCGCCGGTGACCTGCACCACCTGCGCGGGCCACGGCCAGGTGCGCATGCAGCAGGGCTTCTTCAGCATCCAGCAGACCTGCCCGAAGTGCCACGGCAGCGGCAAGATCATCCCGGAACCGTGCGCAGCCTGCGGCGGCGCCGGACGCATCAAGCGCAACAAGACGCTGGAAGTGAAGATCCCGGCCGGTATCGACAACGGCATGCGGATCCGCTCGTCCGGCAACGGCGAGCCGGGCACCAATGGCGGGCCGCCGGGCGACCTGTATGTGGAGATCCACATCAAGCCGCACCAGGTATTCCAGCGCGAGGGCGACGACCTGCATTGCGAAATGCCGATCTCCTTCGCCAAGGCTGCGCTGGGCGGCGAGATCGAGGTGCCGACGCTGACCGGCAAGGTGTCGTTCACGGTGCCGGAAGGCACCCAGACCGGCAAGACCTTCCGCCTCAAGGGCAAGGGCATCAAGGGCGTTCGTTCGGGCTACACCGGCGACCTGTTCTGCCATGTGATCGTCGAAACCCCGGTCAAGCTGACCGACAAGCAGAAGGAACTGCTGCGCGAGTTCGAGCGCTCGACCAGCGAGGGCGGGGCCAAGCACAGCCCGCAGAGCAAGGGCTGGATGGACAAGGTCAAGGACTTCTTCGAATAA
- a CDS encoding glutamine synthetase → MAIRDNFSYTDMEEWLNAKRATEIECLVPDLTGVARGKILPRAKFTEDRGMRIPEVVLGMTVTGNTPERDESYNRAIAATDRDMILKADPTTITMVPWAVDPTAQVIHDCYFSDGSLVDYAPRSVLRRVLGLYAERGWTPVVAPELEFYLTAKNIDPNLPLSSPVGRSGRAETSRQVYSIDAVNEFDPLFEDIYDYCEMMNLDVDTLIHEIGAGQMEINFLHGDPLSLADKVFYFKRTLREAALKHEMYATFMAKPMADEPGSAMHVHQSVVDAKSGRNIFSNPDGTAAPAFRHYIGGLQRYMPSAMAIIAPYVNSYRRIVRHSAAPINLQWGMDNRTVGFRVPVSGAQDRRVENRVIGADANPYLALAVTLACGYLGMLDAVEPGEMVDVSAYDMPVELPQGLSEAITLLRREDRLREVLGERFIDVYSAVKDLEHQEFMRVISPWEREHLLLHV, encoded by the coding sequence ATGGCAATCCGCGACAATTTTTCTTACACCGACATGGAGGAGTGGCTCAACGCAAAGCGGGCCACCGAAATCGAGTGCCTGGTCCCCGACCTGACCGGCGTTGCCCGTGGAAAGATCCTGCCCCGCGCCAAGTTCACCGAAGACCGCGGCATGCGCATCCCCGAAGTGGTGCTGGGCATGACGGTCACCGGCAATACGCCCGAGCGCGACGAATCCTATAACCGCGCCATCGCGGCCACCGACCGCGACATGATCCTCAAGGCCGACCCCACCACCATCACCATGGTGCCCTGGGCGGTCGATCCCACCGCCCAGGTCATCCACGACTGCTACTTCTCGGACGGCAGCCTGGTCGACTACGCGCCGCGCAGCGTGCTGCGCCGCGTGCTCGGGCTCTATGCCGAACGCGGCTGGACACCGGTGGTGGCGCCGGAACTCGAGTTCTACCTCACCGCCAAGAACATCGATCCCAACCTGCCGCTGTCCTCGCCGGTGGGCCGCAGCGGCCGCGCCGAGACCAGCCGCCAGGTCTACAGCATCGACGCCGTCAACGAATTCGACCCGCTGTTCGAGGACATCTACGACTACTGCGAGATGATGAACCTCGACGTCGATACGCTCATCCACGAGATCGGCGCCGGCCAGATGGAGATCAACTTCCTGCATGGCGACCCGCTCAGCCTGGCCGACAAGGTGTTTTACTTCAAGCGCACCCTGCGCGAGGCCGCGCTCAAGCACGAGATGTACGCCACCTTCATGGCCAAGCCCATGGCCGACGAACCCGGCTCGGCGATGCACGTGCACCAGAGCGTGGTCGACGCGAAGAGCGGCCGCAATATCTTCAGCAACCCCGACGGCACCGCGGCGCCGGCCTTCCGCCACTACATCGGCGGCCTGCAGCGCTACATGCCATCGGCGATGGCGATCATCGCGCCTTATGTCAATTCCTACCGCCGCATCGTGCGCCATTCGGCCGCGCCGATCAACCTGCAGTGGGGCATGGACAACCGCACGGTGGGCTTCCGGGTGCCGGTGTCGGGCGCGCAGGACCGGCGCGTCGAGAACCGCGTGATCGGCGCCGACGCCAATCCCTATCTTGCGCTGGCCGTCACGCTGGCCTGCGGCTACCTGGGCATGCTGGACGCGGTCGAGCCGGGCGAGATGGTCGACGTCAGCGCCTACGACATGCCGGTGGAGCTGCCGCAGGGCCTGTCCGAGGCCATCACCCTGTTGCGCCGCGAAGACCGCCTGCGCGAGGTCCTTGGCGAACGCTTCATTGACGTGTACTCTGCAGTAAAGGACCTCGAGCACCAGGAATTCATGCGTGTCATCAGTCCGTGGGAGCGCGAGCACCTGCTGCTGCACGTCTGA
- a CDS encoding gamma-glutamyl-gamma-aminobutyrate hydrolase family protein — translation MRPIVIVPACTRDFGEHPYHAAQYKYVDAVDLGADCAPMILPSLGEALDLETVLALCDGIMLTGSASNVHPSYYSEEVLDPSLPQDPARDLTTLPLVREAVKRGIPIIAICRGFQEMNVALGGSLHQAVQTVAGKFDHRENPELGMDEQYGDAHNVTLCPGGCLEAMLGQSEIPVNSLHGQGVNELAPGLRVEAVAEDGLVEAFSVPAAPGFALAVQWHPEWRIQHNPYSMKMFGAFGKACREYQAQKQAQLHTRLRSSA, via the coding sequence ATGCGCCCCATCGTCATCGTCCCCGCGTGCACGCGTGATTTCGGCGAACATCCTTATCACGCGGCCCAGTACAAGTATGTCGACGCCGTCGACCTCGGCGCCGATTGTGCGCCCATGATCCTGCCCTCGCTGGGCGAAGCGCTCGACCTGGAAACGGTGCTGGCCCTGTGCGACGGCATCATGCTGACCGGCTCGGCCTCGAACGTGCACCCCAGCTACTATTCCGAGGAAGTGCTCGACCCGTCGCTGCCGCAGGACCCGGCGCGCGACCTGACCACGCTGCCCCTGGTCCGCGAGGCGGTCAAGCGCGGCATCCCGATCATCGCGATCTGCCGCGGCTTCCAGGAGATGAACGTGGCCCTTGGCGGCAGCCTGCACCAGGCGGTGCAGACCGTGGCCGGCAAGTTCGACCACCGCGAGAATCCCGAACTCGGCATGGACGAGCAGTACGGCGACGCCCACAACGTCACACTCTGTCCCGGCGGCTGCCTCGAGGCCATGCTGGGGCAGTCCGAGATTCCGGTGAACTCGCTGCACGGCCAGGGCGTCAACGAGCTCGCCCCCGGCTTGCGCGTCGAAGCAGTCGCGGAAGATGGGCTGGTCGAAGCCTTCTCGGTGCCTGCCGCGCCCGGCTTCGCGCTGGCGGTGCAGTGGCACCCCGAGTGGCGCATCCAGCACAACCCGTATTCGATGAAGATGTTCGGCGCCTTCGGCAAGGCCTGCCGCGAATACCAGGCGCAAAAACAGGCCCAACTGCACACCCGGCTGCGGAGCAGTGCATGA
- a CDS encoding aspartate aminotransferase family protein translates to MTTNTPVASLRVTAPEAQQTHQESYDTQELQRLDSAHFLHPFTDHAALRERGARVIVRADGVYLWDSEGKKIIDGMAGLWCVNAGYGRASIADAVHAQMLQLPFYNSFFNTTNVPAVKLATLLARLAPPQFQHVFFTGSGSEANDTIVRMVRRYWQLAGQPGRDVIISRHNAYHGSTMAGASLGGMAGMHAQGGLPIPGIVHIGQPHYAESGRGMSEAEFGLLAAGWLEAKILEVGPERVAAFIGEPVQGAGGVIIPPGTYWPEIQRICNKYDILLVSDEVICGFGRLGNWFGCELMGFQPDLIAFAKGVTSGYVPLGGVLVGGRVAHTLIDKGGDFNHGFTYSGHPAACAAALENLRIIETEGLVERVALETGPHLKACFAALAAHPLVGHAETCGLAAGLNLVRRKGATVHDCEAFPAEHAVGMVCRQHMFDNGVIMRAVGDRMIVAPPLSITTAQIDEMLERIAYCLDLTLEEVVRRGWMD, encoded by the coding sequence ATGACCACCAATACCCCGGTCGCCTCGTTGCGCGTCACCGCACCCGAGGCACAACAGACCCATCAGGAAAGCTATGACACCCAGGAACTGCAGCGGCTCGACAGCGCGCACTTCCTGCACCCGTTCACCGACCATGCCGCGCTGAGGGAGCGCGGCGCGCGCGTGATCGTACGCGCCGACGGCGTCTACCTGTGGGATTCGGAAGGCAAGAAAATCATCGACGGCATGGCCGGCCTGTGGTGCGTGAACGCGGGCTACGGTCGCGCCAGCATCGCCGACGCGGTGCATGCCCAGATGCTGCAGCTGCCCTTCTATAACAGCTTCTTCAACACCACCAACGTGCCGGCGGTGAAGCTGGCGACACTGCTGGCGCGGCTCGCGCCGCCGCAGTTCCAGCACGTGTTCTTCACCGGCAGCGGCTCGGAAGCGAACGACACCATCGTGCGCATGGTGCGGCGCTACTGGCAGCTGGCCGGGCAGCCCGGCCGCGACGTGATCATCAGCCGCCACAACGCCTACCACGGCAGTACCATGGCCGGGGCCTCGCTGGGCGGCATGGCGGGCATGCACGCGCAGGGCGGCTTGCCGATTCCCGGCATCGTCCATATCGGCCAGCCGCATTATGCGGAAAGCGGGCGCGGCATGAGCGAAGCCGAGTTCGGCCTGCTGGCCGCCGGCTGGCTGGAAGCGAAGATCCTCGAAGTCGGCCCGGAGCGGGTGGCGGCCTTCATCGGCGAGCCGGTGCAGGGCGCGGGCGGCGTCATCATCCCGCCTGGGACCTATTGGCCGGAAATCCAGCGCATCTGCAACAAGTACGACATCCTGCTGGTGTCCGACGAAGTGATCTGCGGCTTCGGGCGCCTGGGCAACTGGTTCGGCTGCGAGCTGATGGGCTTCCAGCCCGACCTGATCGCCTTCGCCAAGGGCGTCACCTCGGGCTACGTGCCGCTGGGCGGGGTGCTGGTGGGCGGGCGCGTGGCGCACACCCTGATCGACAAGGGCGGCGACTTCAACCACGGCTTCACTTATTCGGGCCACCCGGCCGCCTGCGCGGCGGCGCTGGAGAACCTGCGCATCATCGAGACCGAAGGCCTGGTCGAGCGCGTGGCGCTGGAGACCGGCCCGCACCTGAAAGCCTGCTTCGCCGCGCTGGCAGCGCATCCGCTGGTGGGCCATGCCGAGACCTGCGGCCTGGCGGCGGGGCTGAACCTGGTGCGGCGCAAGGGGGCCACCGTGCACGACTGCGAAGCCTTCCCGGCGGAGCACGCGGTGGGGATGGTCTGCCGCCAGCACATGTTCGACAACGGCGTCATCATGCGCGCGGTCGGCGACCGCATGATCGTCGCGCCCCCGCTGTCGATCACGACGGCGCAGATCGACGAGATGCTCGAGCGGATTGCGTACTGCCTGGATCTGACGCTGGAAGAGGTGGTACGGCGCGGCTGGATGGATTAA